CAAATGTTTGTGCGAACGTAACTTTACATACAAGAGTTAGACTGTGCAGCAACCAAATAGAGCCCAATTGTTGATGATGTGGGTTGTTCTCATAATTTCGTAGAACCTTTGATTGGTTGCTAGGTAAATGGAgggaaaatatttgattttttttttctttttgtcttttctcCTTGTTTATTAGGTTCTGAGAGGAGGGACATGTGAACTTGGCTTACCCAAATGGTAATGTAACAAGATGGTTGAACTCCCCCTTTTTTCCTTTGAGTTCCTCGGCAACCGAACAGAGCATAATTGTTTATGAGATCTAATCTTCTTATAACTTTCTAGTTCAATTCCGGGCTTGTTGTCTCTAATTGCAGTAATTGCAGGATTGAAGTTTGtgcttgttatttttttcttcatgtcttttaattttctcttcAGTTGCTGAGAAATAACAAGAAAAAggcaaagaaaatttaaaatccaGCGTGCTAATGCTCCAATCTAACTTGAGTATAGTGGGCCATAAAAGGGAGGGCCTTTTCTTTATATGAAGTACTGTTATATTTACAGTCTTTCTCAATCAAGAAATTTCCTCCAATGGATGGGACATTTCAAAATGGAACCTTCAATAAAAAGCTTAAACAAGAGAAACCAACTTGGCCCTAATAGCATCTCCAAAGCCCACAGCTTAGAAAAGTTTAAAGACACTTCTAAGAAATGCTCCCTATCTCAATTTGGATCTATTTTCCAATGGAGTAAGCACCAAGGTTGTATAATTCCACTTCCCTTCCCTTCCCATTTCCGCACATCCCCCACTGTGCAGGGAGAGAGACCTGTGGTGGGGCCATTTAGAAACAACGGAAGAGGAGTCTTTGGTAGATGTGGTCTTTGTCTCTCTCCGTGTTTGGGATTAATTAGGCATCCTCTAAGTCGTTGTAGCAACTTTTGGCCTGCTAGCAGGGTGAGTTTGTGGATGAATGTTAGGGTTAAGCAAGGAGTCTCAGATGTTATTGTTTCAGTTCTTCAGATgcttctctctctattttttttttctttttatgtctTTAGAGAAATGCTGTATATGTTCCATGTACTAGGGTTGCAACCCATGTTACACTTATAATACAATTTTTACTCATAAAAAAACAGAGTTTCTGGTAGAACTAGAGTTTGGTGTTCTGTACCAGACATGTTTTACTTGAACAATAGTGCTAATTTCACCCTTAGTTaatcaatgttatttttgttacctatcaatttttaattttttaatttttaattttttttttattattatttttttactattgttgtatttttttaatagtactATCTGATTCTGGGGTTGTTTATTTGACATGAGATTCCTGCTCTTTTAGGCTCAAGTTCACAGACATGCTCATAACTTTAGGGAAGTGCAGCAGTGTACTCTTCTCTCTGTTAAAACAGGTGGATGTAGTGAGGATTGTTCATATTGTCCTCAGTCCTCCAGGTATAGCACTGGAGTAAAGGCCCAAAGGCTTATGAACAAGGATGCTGTTCTGCAGGCAGCACAAAAGGTGCAGTTTCTTTGTACTTTGATGCTTTGATGACATTTTAAGGGCGGTTTTGTGAGATGATTTTTGGATACACTTATGAGTCAAAGTCATATATGTCTTCTTTATTATTACCATTGACTAGGAGATATGCATATTTGATGTGTTGTCATTTTCTTGTAGCATCATTTGGATATATTTGTGTGCTTTGGCAGGCAAAGGAAGCTGGCAGCACACGCTTTTGCATGGGTGCTGCATGGAGAGACACAGTAGGAAGGAAAACCAACTTCAATCAGATACTTGAATATGTTAAAGAAATAAGGTAATGGGTCATTACTCATAACTATATTAAGTACTTAGGGTGGGGTTacatacaaacaaaagaaaaggtaaaaaaaatgaaattgagaactTAGAAAGGAGGAGGCATTGTGGTCTAAGGAGAAGTTAAATTTCCTGAATGCCAAAGAGCCTGTGCATTTGTTATGTCTGAAGCTACATAGCTTCATGCTTTGTTGTGTATGCATTTGTTATATATCACCTGTCAGTGTGCTGTGCAATAGAGGTAATACATGGACATACAATGGAGGGATGTCCAACACATACAAAGTCCCTCACATGATTATTTTGTACCATCTCAACGGTGGTCAACAATGGTTGTTCTCTTTGTATAATAACACCTTATCAGCAAGGTGTTTTTTTTCTCCTGATAAATGAATAACCATATCAGCAGTGGTGGTTGAATATAGTCATTTTCTTTGTATggttatgccttttttttttttttattgatgagtAAAGCAAAAGTATATTATAAACAATTCTTTGTATGGGAATGCTTCATTACCTTGTAGTTAGACGAGAATCCTTACAGTTATCTAATTATGCCATTTGGTACCATGAGGAACACATTAGAAGAAATTTAATGTAGAAATGGGCTTGGAAGCAACTCAATggttaaaaacatgttttcttttaggcAAACatgaacttttctttttttctttttaaaatacagGAGAAGACTATGCTGAGGAATACAACAGtttgtatttgtattttatatgatTCATGAAGGATTATTTTGTATTGGGTTTAGATGTACATTGTCAAAGGCACTTTGTCTCTATTCGagtttgtagattggttggagTCTAATTGAGGTAGGGAGCcatttttgtattttccttCGTTTTGGCTAGgccttttgttttctcttgttTACAACCTGCATAGCTTGGTATATAGGCCtattcattaatatatttttcctcttgcttacttatcaaaaaaaagatTCAAGAAGAATTCTTTGGTAAGACTTTAAGAAGAAACTGCTAAGCTGATGGATAAAATTCCACCATAACAATGTGTTGTGCTTCTCACCGGCTGGGAATCCCAACCATTAGGAAGGTTCCTGTATTCTTGTTATGAGAAATGGTCTAGGAGCTGGAGGAAAATTTCAGTAACTGGTTTTGTTACACTGGCCATTTTGTTGGAAACCATCTCATCAATGCCTTAACCACCTACAAAGGATGGTACTTTTTCAATTAAGTCTTTTTTCTACTCCTCTTGGCAAATAGGAGAACGGAGACATTAACACagtttggaattcttgggtgCCATCGAggattagtttttttgtttgggaagcAACTTGGGATAGGATTTTGACTTTGGATTAGTTCAAAATGAAGGGTTGGGGAATTCCTAATAGATGCTTCTTgtgtaaggaagaagaagaaatgaccAACCACATTCCCATTCATTGTTCGAAAGCTTGCTTATTGTGGCAATTGATTTTTGCACTTTTTGGTATCTAGTGGGTGATGCATTCTTTAGTTAAAGAGGTCATTTTGAGCTAGTACGGGTCCTTTGTTAgtagaaagaggaaaaagactTAGAAAGTTGCTCcgttgtgtttgttttggacCTTATGGAGGGAAAGGAATATGAGAACTTTTGATAATTGTGAAAGCttggaacaaacaattaaaaattcttcCTTGTATCTTTTTTAGGACTGGGTTAGATTGTATATTGGGGATGGATCTTTGTCATTGTTAGATTGTGTGGATTGGTTAAGTCCAAAGCTCCCTTGTCTTACCACAATGAATAAGGATGTGGTTCGCCgattccttattttctttacaaagattGCATCTATTAACCATAGACCAACCCCTCCTCATTAACATATCAACAGTAGAAATTTTACCCCAaactgcttcccaagcaaaaaaaaacgaGTTCTAAAAGGGGCATGCGAACCCCAAACCTCTTTGGCTGGAAAAAAAGGGCTATTCTCATCCTTTAAAGACCTATAATAAGATTTAACACTAAACTTTCCTCTCCTCTCAATCTTCCAAACTAAAGAATCCTCCCCTTCTTGAACCTTTACTGCAGAAATATGATCCAGAAAACAAGTCATCTCCTCCAATTCCCAATCTTGAAAGGATCTTCTAAAGTGCACCTCCCAACCCCCGCCACCATCTCCTTATCTCCCCCAAAGATCAGCCACTACAGCAGAAATATGCGTTGCAATTCTGAACAGcaaagagaaaagatccttCAGCTTAGAATCTCCTACCCAGATGTCCCACCAAAATCTAGTGTGTCTACCATTTCCAATACGAATACTAGTTCTAAGAAAGAACTCCTCCCAACCCtttctaatgtctttccaaaggGCCATCCCATAAGAATCCCTCACCTCTCTAGTGGTCCAACCCCCTTCCTCCTCTCCAAATTTACTAACAGTGACTTTCCTCCAAAAAGTCTCCCTCTCTAGAGGAAATCTCCAAAGCCATTTTCCAAGCAAAGCATGATTGAAATCCTTCAAATGCCTTAACCCCAACCCTCCATGCCTCTTATCTTTGTAAATAACCGCCCATCTTACCAAGTGGATCTTCCTTCTCTCCTCCAAATCTCCCCACAAAaactccctttgaattttctccaatCTAAGTCTCACTTTCCTTGGGATTACAAAAAGCGACATAAAATAGATGGGGAGATTTGAGAGAGTGTTGTTAATGAGAGTAAGACGACCTCCCTTCGAAAGATATTGTTTTTTCCATGtagccaaatttctcttgaATCTTTCCTCTACAACATCCCAAACTCTACATGAATTGTGAGGGGCTCTAAGAGGTAAACCCAAATAAGTAGTAGGGAGATTCCCTACTTTACACCCAAAAACCGCAGTTGCTCTGTCCATATCCTCCACGCCCCCCACTAGAATAATTTCACTTTTCTACATGTTAATTTTTAGGCCTGAAACCACTTCAAAACAATATACAACCCACTTCCAAAAATCCAACTGGTCCCTGTTATCCTTGCAAAAAAGAAGAGTGTCATCTGCAAACAACAGATGGGAAACTAAAACCCCTTCTCCACTTCTCCCCATTACCTTGAAGCCCCTAATGAAACCTTTCTCCTCAGCTCTTGATATTAAACTGCTAAAAGCTTCCATTATCAGCACAAACATATAAGGTGAGAGTGGGTCTCCCTGCCTTAGGCCTCTAAACGTTGGGAAGAAATCGTGGGAGTGTCATTCACTAAAACTACCGTTCTCACAGTTGAAATGCagaaaaaaaatctagtttCACCACTTGGgtccaaaacccattttctccaAAACTGAAAGAAGGAACCTCTAGTTTACGTgatcgtaagccttttcaatATCCAATTTACACACTAAACCTGCACCGACATTTCGTTTCCTGGAGTCTATCGCCTCATTAGCTACCAAAATTGTATCCAAAATCTGCCTCCCTCCCACAAACGCATTCTGACTGTACGAGACCACTTTTCCCATCACTCTTTTCAGCCAATTTGCTAGGACTTTGGCCACAATTTTATAAAGATTCCCCACAAGACTGATGGGCCTAAAATCGTGCACGTCACTAGCCCATTTTTTCTTCGAGATAAGCACTAAGAAAGTTGCATTAAGTCTTCGAAAAATAGCGTTCTGTTAATGGAGCTCCTCAAAGATCTGCATCACTTCCCCCCCAACCATAGGCCAACAAAACTTCCAGGACGCCAGCATAAAACCATTCGGCCCTGACACCTTATCTCCCCCCAAATCTAAAAGAGCTTTGGATACCTCCTCCTCCGAAAATTGCCCCTCCAAATTCTCATTATCCAAGGAGTCAAGAGTTTTAAAAAGACCTGACTCCACATCAGGTCTTCTCACTAAAGGTTCCTCAAACAAGGATTTAAAGTAGGAACCAATCCCTTCTTTAAGCTCCTCCTCTTTATCCAGCCGAACACCCCTAACTGTCGTGCTACTGATAAAATTTCTCCTTCTCCATGCATTAGCCATACGGTGAAAGAATTTGGTATTGCTATCTCCCTCCTTCAGCCAAAGAGCCCTCGACTTCTACCTCCAAGAAATTTCTTCAAGGATGGCACAATGACTAAATTCATCTTTGGCTATCCGTTGACTACTCCTATCTTCCTCAGAAAGAGAACCAAACCTTTCTAAACTATCCCTATAGTTTAACTTCTCCAAGGCTGCATCCTTCTTAACTGATACATTGCCAAGGGTCTCTTTATTCCACATCTTCAAGTCGTATTTCAAAACCTATAGCTTATTCGCAAGCACAAAACTAGGTTTCCCCCTAAAATTGTAAGACTGCCACCATTCTTTCATCTTATCCATAAAACCTTCCACCCttagccacatgttttcaaatctaaacGGGCTTTTACCTGTTCTCATCCCACCACAGTCTAACAAAATCGGGCAATGGTCAGAAACAGGTCTTGGAAGAAGAATTTGCATTGCCCCCAACACAAGTTCCTCCCAGTCTCCTGAAAACAAAAAGCATGGACCAAGTAATTAAACATTCTTTATTGTATTGtttttgggattgggttagAGAGTATCTTGGGGATTGTTCCCTATCATTGATAGACTTTGTGGATTGATTAGGCTTTATGTAGGGCGCGGTTTCTGGTTTTTGTGCCTTTGTGCTGTTTTTTGGCCTTTTGGCTGCTttgtatacattgtgtataCCTCTTTGGTTTTACTTTCGTTTAATACAATCTAtacttacctatcaaaaaattattctgCATGCAACAGAGATATGGGAATGGAGGTCTGCTGCACCTTGGGGATGCTAGAGAAGCAGCAAGCTATAGAACTTAAGAAGGCGGGTCTGACAGCATATAACCATAATCTTGATACCTCAAGAGAGTATTACCCCAATATCATTAGAACAAGAAGTTATGATGAACGCTTGGAAACTCTTCAGCTTGTCCGTGAAGCAGGAATCAACGTCTGTTCAGGTAATTTTATTAAACTCCAAAATATACTAAATTAAACGATTGGTGGTAGAAAACCAAATTATAGAGTAACTGGCCTTGTTTTCCagccaaaattttatttgataatttcttatatttattgaCAAAGGATGAACAATATTATTGATGGAGCAGGATCAAAGGGATAAAAAGCACAAGGAAGGATtatttgtatgtaatctttggtcatGGGTCAGGGGTTCCCTAGTAGagagtcattcttctcttgtaagttttgTAGACTGGATAGACTCTTAGTTAGGGAAGGTGgtgtgtatactccctgtatacttagAGGGCACCggtttttggtgtttcctcttttcgtttaatatactgctttttacttatcaaaaaaaaaaaagcacaagGAAGGATTAGGACTCCTGCCCTAAAAGGGGAAAAAGGGATAAGAAAAGCAAACATTAATCAGTAGAACAAACAAGAAATATTTTGTTGGTTCTTCCTTCTCTGagaaggaaaaagatttttaatgAAACAACAAAAAGTGCAGAAATAACACACTTGGTTGATTTCTTTTGGGGCAGTCTAGGGAATATGCTGTGCAGACAATTTTAATATATGGAAAGTGGAAAAAGACAGCATCCATTGTCATATGCACTATAATACTTTTGCATGTGTGGCTTGCACAACAATTGTGGTTATGTTTTTAGTAACTTTCTAGCTAAATTACCAGAATATGAACAATTAGGAGGGAAGAAAATGCTAAGACTTTCATTTTCGACACACTAGTGATGCCTTAGGATATTCCTTATCAGGCCAATTATTCTActtgttttaataaaatctgAGGGGGGTTAAATGGATTTCTCAATGAAAAAAGGAGGCGTATCTCCAGAATCTATGGAAACTTATTGAGAAATCACATGTTTATTTGAGGGGTTTGGTAACTTTCTAGTCTAGTCTTCCTTTCCGTTAttcttttattaattcaataatctgcttcttaagaaaaatatattaagaaacaaaatagtATGTCAACAAACTAATGAAATATAGAGCAGGACAAGAGATCCTTCCTACAAATgcaaagggaaagaaaaagggaaaaagtagaagagtGTAAGGTCCTCACCAAGGAAAACTCAAGAAAACATGTCGTCAAAACTTAACCCATTACTAAGAATCTCATGGGGTAACAAAATCCCCTGTAGAACAGTGAGGCTCTCCTCTTAGTTTAGACTGGCTGTCTCCTGAATAGCCAATCTGCCTTCCACATGACGGAGCAAACCCCGTTCCTCAATAATTCAATAATCCTAGATATCCACTGATCATACCTCTAAGGGCCTGTTCTACCTGTGGATGTCCTAGAGATAGTGATTGATAAGTACCTTTTCACCATGAGATTCATACCCTGCATTGGGTGAAGCTAATATCTCAGCTTTGGCAGCCAATCAATACATGCTAGCTTAGACAACACTCAACCACTGAGAAGCAATAGGATAATGAAGAAAGATTGCAAACTAACCTCCCCTCGGCCACATGTAAAACTGATTTCTTTGGGCTAATAGTTTTGTtgggtcttttaataaaaaatatatatattgcttaCCTTCTTGTAAGCTACTAAGGAAACAAAAGATTTTGACTTTCAGAAACGGGAGGGGGTACCTGGGTGGCATGTGGGTGGACTTAAGACTTTCAAATTACTTGGTTGGTTGAAGCCAATCAGGATTTCACTCTTAGGCTGGAAAAGAcaaggtttttaatgaaaaagacCCTTCATATCCAAAGGCCAATGCCTCTTATCCAATGAAGAATGGAATGGGATAAATGGGCATGTTATAGAAAAGGAGAGAAGAGGGCATCAATTTCATGGTCATTAAGATTTATATGAAAGTTGAGATTCCACAGAGGGAAGTTATTCAAGTAAATGCTGGAAATGATTCCCTCCTAGAAACACAAATATAACTGAGGGCATGAATAAAAATGATGTGATTCCATAGATTAATCTCAAAACCTGATGATAATGATTGTCTAAAATTGATGAGTGATTGGCTGTTCATGAGAAGTCTTCCCAAAAACTGATTTTAGATTCATCTCTACTGATTGATTACAGATGATTTGAATGAGCTCATAGGAAATGACTTTCCACAGCAAGGATTTCAATTCCCCTCCATAAAGTTTAGACCCCCATATTCTGCCAATAGTTACTTCTAATATTAGCATGCCAAAAAGAATTATGATCCTTAGGGAATCTCTTAGTCTTGCGCACCTCCCACCTAATAAGATGATCTGCAACTCCTTTCCAAAACCCTAACAACCAGAAATTTCTCTGAATCTTCTGAGTCATGGAAACTATTCTATTGGAACCCTAAAATAGGATGGAAATTGTGCAGGAATATGGCCTAGACAAGATTGACCTAAATCAATTCGACCGCCCTTTTTCTATCCATCAAGTTGCTTAGATACTTCTTCACAGCGGGATAATAAATCATTGACAATCTTAATATTGCCACCTAGAGGACCTTGGTACCTGAAGGGCTACTAACTCGAATGGCAACATAACAGAGTGCCTATCACTCTAGGTGGTCCTGGTTAAGGGTAAGCCCTTTCACGacgtcctttttttttttagtagatAACCCCTTTCAtgatgccctttttttttttgataggtaaccCCTTTCGtgatgtcctttttttttttttgataggtaaccCCTTCCGTGATGTCCTTTTCAATGTTAACCTTGAAGACTGAAACCAAAGCAAATTCCATACTTATAATCTTTAGATTGGAAATTCTCTGCTTCAGTAAGAAGTCAGTGTCATCCACTTACTTGAGATGGCAAAACCGGTCCCGCTCTCTCCCACACTTCCACCCCCAACTAGCATGAAAAGGTGAATAGCATATTCCCCTGTCTTGAGTCCTCTAGAGGTTGAATCCAATCCCTAGCCTTACAATTGAATTGAAACAGCAAAACTAACCTATATCACCAATGTCAAACATCCATAAATCAACCTCCAGCACCTTGATCCAAAGCCCCTTATATCATCAGTGTGATCTGAGAAGTCCCAATCCATCCAAAATCCGCCTTAAGGACGACACCTTTGCCCACCATGGGAAGGAACCATTAATGCCACATGTATTGTTTCTTGTCAATGACTTATTTGTGCCCTTTTTAGTAGTGATGCTTAATTTTGTCTAAATAGAtagcctataaaaaaaaatgtatctgAAATAGATAGGGTACAATTTTATATGCATATTTACAGGAGGAATCATTGGGCTTGGAGAAGCAGAAGAGGATAGAGTTGGTTTGTTGCATACATTGGCAACACTCCCTACACACCCAGAGAGTGTTCCCATCAATGCACTCCTTGCAGTGAAAGGCACGCCTCTTGAAGATCAGAAGGTAAGAtatgttctcaaaaaatttggAAGTAGTCTTAATTAATCCGGCAATTACCTTCTAGCAATTAGTTCGTAAGCTGCGATCATTCACTATGCTTTGCCATTATAATAGTCAAATTTCCTGAAgcaatttcaaaatgattttcaatttcagtttgctttcaaaattttgtagtGTATTTTAACATCATTGTGTTTCTACAAACCTTGTTCAGCCAGTTGAAATATGGGAGATGGTCCGGATGATTGCAACAGCCCGGATTGTGATGCCTAAGGCAATGGTCAGGTTGTCAGCTGGTAGAGTTCGGTTCTCAGTCCCCGAGCAGGCATTGTGCTTTCTTGCAGGTGCAAATTCAATCTTCACTGGTGACAAGCTGTTGACAACTCCTAACAATGATTTCGATGCTGATCAACAAATGTTCAAGCTGCTTGGGCTGATTCCAAAAGCCCCCAGTTTTGATGAGGATGTGGCGAAAACTTCTGAAGCAGAGAACTGTGAGCAAGCTGTTTCTGGTTCAGGTTAAGAATCTAAGATCACTTCTGTAATTCTTTAACTGTGCACTAGCCCtgttatttttcattgttttattttgaGGAATTAAAATTGATGAATTTCTGTAGAGTAgtataaattacaaattttgaTGTTTATATTCATTTGCAGTTCTGGTTTGTTTTTAGCATCAGGTTCCCCCATTATTTTGACATAAGCCTCCACGAGCAGACCACCTAAAAATCATTATGTGGTTTCCTATCTTTTCACTTTTCAGTACCTTATCTAGAGCAATCGTCCCTCCCTTCATCTCCTTTATGTGTGCAACCTCCATGGCTGTGTTGTTTGTTCCTAGAGTTCTCAGGGtactgttttttcttttatttttttatttttacttctgCATCCTTTTTAGAAAAGAAACTTCATGATGCCATCACTTGCATTTTTTAGGTCAAGTTCCCTCATCTTTGGTTCTTGTACACTAAATGTTCCATGGaatattaagaattatttaacACAGGTGGACTTGATGTGGGCTAAGGTACATCTCATACTTGCTTCATAAAAGTTAAAAACCATCCTACCAACAAAAACCAAGTTTTTAAAGGCCTAGCTTGATTCATCCAAACCCATCCTCAGCAAACAATGCCTGCTGATGTGGTCATATATTTGCCATCTGAGTTCTAAGAAAAAATCTGTTGTATCAATCATTTCAGCTAAGGTTTGGTTTTCAGAAAACTTGAGGGGCAcagtaaggaaaagaaaataaaaaaatagatttaaaattaataaattatttttatattctatttcaAACACGCTACACTTATCCTTTCATATaaagattcaacaattttaaatttaaagtttctcactaatttgaattacattttacttcattattttttataaccaaatcaaatataagaaaattattttccttaacattttttttcgaACCAAATATGGCCTCCCGTTCCTTGCATTTCCTTTAAtgcaaaagcaaaagcaaaataCAAGAACATTGATCAAATGCAGAGCATTAGAACCTCAAACCTAGCTAAGAATCCATGGCTACCATGGCAtaagtttttaatgaaaaaggaaaagaagctACAATGCTTATGCAGCAATGCAATTGCAACTATTATAAAATTAACTGGCtagtttttcataataaaacatTTGAACAATGTATTTTTCTAcaacaaaatggaaaatagCAATTGTAATGCCTGTTATGAATGCACTGGCACGCTcgtatacatatattttttctgtttttcctGATTAacaatcaataatttaaaaagaaaaaaaaaattgactggCAAGTTGGAGTGAAATCATTCGGTTTTCTCACTCGAATAGTAATCGCCGACCGTCAAAAGTACATGCTTTCCCAATACCACATCCACTGCTGGCTGATTTTCAATGCAATCAACCTTAATCTGCAAAGGGGGCCAAAACCAGGAAATCATGAAACCTGTAATATTCTTTTGAACACCTTACAGAAGCATCTTAAAGTTGGTAGGTGAAACAAACCTTGGAATTTCCAAGTT
This region of Vitis vinifera cultivar Pinot Noir 40024 chromosome 5, ASM3070453v1 genomic DNA includes:
- the LOC100255986 gene encoding biotin synthase, mitochondrial, whose translation is MHVLRFTRAYLRPSIILLQSSSSFSSYSSSAAAVEAERAIRDGPRNDWTRPEIKSIYDSPLLDLLFHGAQVHRHAHNFREVQQCTLLSVKTGGCSEDCSYCPQSSRYSTGVKAQRLMNKDAVLQAAQKAKEAGSTRFCMGAAWRDTVGRKTNFNQILEYVKEIRDMGMEVCCTLGMLEKQQAIELKKAGLTAYNHNLDTSREYYPNIIRTRSYDERLETLQLVREAGINVCSGGIIGLGEAEEDRVGLLHTLATLPTHPESVPINALLAVKGTPLEDQKPVEIWEMVRMIATARIVMPKAMVRLSAGRVRFSVPEQALCFLAGANSIFTGDKLLTTPNNDFDADQQMFKLLGLIPKAPSFDEDVAKTSEAENCEQAVSGSG